A genomic window from Pantoea alhagi includes:
- the bcsB gene encoding cellulose biosynthesis cyclic di-GMP-binding regulatory protein BcsB has protein sequence MTRKISWFTAMLVGLLPLAHAAPEPNPAEQAMGIAQVEEAAAPAQIQPANTPPADAQPVATVVTPSVAAAPVRNSELTFTNVAPPPGSLTLRGIRTDGQIEFGVRSDELVTQAVLHLTWRPSPALLPTLSHFKVYLNDELVGLVTITPEQLGKESQTTVNIDPRFISDFNRVRFELVGHYTNICENPANSAIWLDIGKESRLDLTLQKLPLKNDLSDFPEPFFDSRDNRPLQLPMIFASAPNSDEQHAAALLASWFGVRAQWRGQSFPVLYNQLPQQQHAVVFATNAHRPDFLKDYPAVDKPTVEIISQPDNPYQKMLLVLGRNDEDLLTAVKGIAQGDVLLRGQSATVEQVKQLTARQPYDAPNWVRTDRATRFSELQQYENQLQADGIQPSPISLTLNLPPDLFLVRARGIKMDLAYRYTSPLQNDGSRLAVNLNNQFMQDYPLQVKDDSGKQLLHIPLIQGLQDNGTSLTIPALRLGVVNQLRFDFDYAATVIGGSSDGRCETVSPVTHHVVVDGNSTIDLSGYRHYIAMPSLRAFANAGFPFSRMADLSQTLVLVNAQPQAEQVSALLNAVGNIGAQTGFPALNVQISDDWSNAKSTDADILLIGTVPDDLREDSRINLLVERAKSWVNKPVRQAVLDNVDTPAGDRTAASRTTIVSDGPMAAIIGFQSPFHDQRSVVALLADSPRAYQLLNNALLDSGKRAAIYGSAAIIRESGINSLRVGDSYFVGHLPWWERLWHALASHPLLMGLFAVVVVLLVALMVWRLMRLVTRRRLGNEDDE, from the coding sequence ATGACGAGAAAAATAAGCTGGTTTACCGCAATGCTGGTGGGGCTGCTCCCGCTGGCCCATGCTGCCCCTGAGCCCAATCCTGCGGAGCAGGCGATGGGTATTGCTCAGGTAGAGGAAGCTGCTGCGCCCGCTCAGATTCAACCTGCCAATACGCCACCCGCTGACGCTCAGCCCGTGGCCACGGTTGTTACGCCGTCAGTTGCCGCTGCGCCGGTGCGTAATAGTGAGTTAACGTTCACTAACGTTGCGCCGCCGCCGGGCAGTTTGACGCTACGGGGCATCCGTACGGATGGTCAAATCGAGTTTGGCGTACGCAGCGATGAATTGGTAACGCAGGCGGTGCTGCATCTGACCTGGCGTCCTTCACCGGCGCTGCTGCCGACCTTATCGCATTTCAAGGTCTACCTGAATGATGAGCTGGTCGGGCTGGTAACCATCACGCCGGAACAGCTGGGTAAAGAGAGCCAGACGACAGTTAACATCGATCCACGTTTCATCAGTGATTTTAACCGTGTGCGCTTCGAGCTGGTCGGGCATTACACCAACATCTGTGAAAATCCCGCCAACAGCGCCATCTGGCTCGATATTGGTAAAGAGAGTCGGCTCGATTTAACGCTGCAAAAACTGCCGCTGAAAAACGACCTTTCTGACTTCCCGGAACCTTTTTTCGACAGCCGTGATAATCGTCCGTTGCAGCTACCGATGATATTTGCCAGCGCGCCGAATTCTGACGAGCAACACGCGGCGGCGCTGCTCGCCTCATGGTTTGGCGTACGGGCGCAGTGGCGCGGCCAGTCATTTCCGGTGCTCTATAATCAGCTGCCGCAACAGCAGCATGCGGTAGTTTTTGCTACCAACGCGCACCGTCCCGACTTCCTGAAGGATTATCCGGCGGTTGACAAACCCACCGTGGAAATCATCAGCCAGCCCGACAATCCTTATCAGAAGATGCTGCTGGTTCTGGGGCGCAACGATGAGGATCTGCTGACGGCGGTAAAAGGTATCGCCCAGGGCGATGTGCTGCTGCGCGGTCAGTCCGCTACCGTTGAACAGGTGAAACAGCTGACGGCTCGCCAGCCTTATGATGCGCCAAACTGGGTGCGTACCGATCGCGCCACCCGGTTCTCTGAGCTGCAACAGTATGAAAACCAGCTGCAGGCAGATGGCATTCAGCCCTCTCCGATTAGCCTGACGCTAAACCTGCCCCCGGACCTGTTTCTGGTGCGCGCGCGCGGTATCAAAATGGATCTGGCCTACCGTTACACCTCGCCGTTGCAAAACGACGGCTCGCGGCTGGCGGTTAACCTGAATAATCAGTTTATGCAGGATTACCCGCTGCAGGTAAAAGACGATAGCGGCAAACAGCTGCTGCATATTCCGCTGATTCAGGGATTACAGGATAACGGCACTTCGCTCACTATTCCGGCGCTGCGTCTGGGAGTGGTTAACCAGCTGCGCTTCGATTTCGATTACGCTGCCACCGTGATCGGCGGCAGCAGCGATGGACGCTGTGAGACGGTGTCGCCGGTAACGCATCATGTGGTAGTGGATGGCAATTCGACTATCGATCTCTCCGGCTATCGTCACTATATCGCGATGCCTTCGCTGCGTGCTTTCGCCAACGCTGGTTTCCCGTTCAGCCGTATGGCCGATTTATCGCAGACGCTGGTTCTGGTGAACGCCCAGCCGCAGGCTGAACAGGTAAGTGCTCTGCTGAATGCCGTAGGCAATATCGGCGCGCAAACCGGTTTCCCGGCGCTTAACGTGCAGATCAGCGACGACTGGTCAAACGCCAAATCAACGGATGCAGATATCTTGCTTATCGGCACAGTACCTGATGATTTACGCGAAGATAGCCGCATAAATCTGCTGGTCGAACGGGCGAAAAGCTGGGTGAATAAGCCGGTGCGTCAGGCGGTACTGGATAATGTCGATACGCCGGCAGGCGATCGCACCGCCGCCAGCCGCACCACCATTGTTTCCGACGGACCGATGGCGGCGATCATCGGCTTCCAGTCTCCCTTCCACGATCAGCGCAGCGTAGTGGCGCTGCTGGCGGATAGCCCACGCGCTTACCAGCTGTTAAATAACGCCCTGCTTGATAGCGGTAAACGCGCCGCGATCTACGGCTCCGCCGCCATTATCCGCGAATCTGGCATTAATAGCCTGCGCGTAGGCGACAGCTATTTTGTCGGGCATCTGCCGTGGTGGGAGCGTCTCTGGCACGCGCTGGCGTCCCACCCGCTGCTGATGGGGCTGTTTGCGGTGGTGGTTGTACTGTTGGTGGCCCTGATGGTTTGGCGGCTGATGCGGCTGGTGACGCGTCGTCGACTGGGTAATGAGGATGACGAGTGA
- the bcsA gene encoding UDP-forming cellulose synthase catalytic subunit, producing the protein MNPLRWLIAAPAWQALSARYNGYLHAGTSRLAASIHCFWLVLGWSLLRFETAGWQRIIAQRRTLYPHISPERPRPLDIVRFFTQSLWLLLFLPQDGSAVSQRKRFNAFRHLFSWRQGFHQWLDRLPQRIQHGDRLEQRLSRLPPALRKLVFVLSSIAAALLALLCISQPLDLFTQFIFVAMLWGLAMVVRRVPGRLATMMLIVLSLTVSCRYLWWRYTSTLNWDDPLSLTFGLLLIGAETYAWVVLVLGYFQTLWPLHRQPVSLPEDPRLWPTVDLLVPTYNEPMSVVKPTIYAALGIDWPKDKVNIYILDDGNRQEFRDFAASVGVRYVARPTHEHAKAGNINNALRTECQSEFVTIFDCDHVPTRSFLQMTLGWFIKDKKLAMLQTPHHFFSPDPFERNLGRFRRTPNEGTLFYGLVQDGNDTWDATFFCGSCAVLRRSALDEIGGIAVETVTEDAHTSLRLHRRGHTSAYIRIPQAAGLATESLSAHIGQRIRWARGMVQIFRLDNPLMGRGLKLVQRLCYANAMLHFLSGIPRLIFLLAPLAFLLAHAYIIFAPALAIAIYVLPHMLHTSLTNSRIQGRYRHSFWSEVYETVLAWYIARPTTVALFNPHKGKFNVTAKGGLVEEQHLDWVITRPYMALVLLNLAGVFMAGWRIAYGPENEVLTVLVSLLWVFYNMIILGGAVAVSVEARQIREAHRVEMAMPAAIARQDGHMLPCTLRDYSDGGVGVELRETDALKDGEEISLLLRRGQQEFSFPAKVQRVFGRRAGIRLTNLSTAEHIEFIQCTFARADTWALWQDGFPEDKPIQSLTDIMILGFKGYIRLAEYGPARLRQLFLMLTAFLSWLASFFPKGVGSATAGIAGVKQ; encoded by the coding sequence ATGAATCCGTTACGCTGGCTAATCGCGGCGCCAGCCTGGCAGGCACTGAGTGCGCGTTATAACGGTTATCTTCATGCTGGCACCTCAAGGCTGGCGGCCAGCATTCACTGCTTCTGGCTGGTGCTGGGCTGGTCGCTGCTGCGTTTTGAAACCGCTGGCTGGCAGCGGATTATTGCGCAGCGCCGCACGCTCTATCCGCATATTTCTCCGGAGCGCCCGCGCCCGCTGGACATCGTGCGCTTTTTTACACAGAGCCTGTGGTTGTTGCTTTTCCTGCCGCAGGACGGCAGTGCCGTTAGCCAGCGTAAAAGGTTTAACGCGTTTCGCCACCTGTTCAGCTGGCGTCAGGGCTTTCATCAGTGGCTTGATCGCCTGCCGCAGCGTATCCAACATGGCGATCGGCTGGAACAGCGGCTCAGCCGCCTGCCGCCAGCGCTGCGCAAATTAGTCTTTGTTTTATCCAGCATCGCTGCCGCCCTGCTGGCGCTGCTCTGTATTTCTCAACCGCTTGATCTGTTTACACAGTTTATCTTTGTGGCAATGCTGTGGGGGCTGGCGATGGTGGTGCGGCGTGTGCCGGGTCGGCTGGCGACCATGATGCTGATCGTGCTGTCGCTGACGGTTTCCTGCCGCTATCTCTGGTGGCGTTATACCTCCACGCTGAACTGGGACGATCCGCTCAGCCTGACGTTCGGTCTGCTGCTTATCGGCGCGGAAACCTACGCCTGGGTGGTGCTGGTGCTGGGCTATTTCCAGACGCTGTGGCCGCTGCATCGTCAGCCGGTCTCGCTGCCGGAAGATCCGCGCCTGTGGCCGACAGTCGACTTGCTGGTGCCCACCTATAACGAGCCAATGAGCGTGGTAAAACCCACTATTTATGCCGCGCTGGGCATCGACTGGCCGAAAGATAAGGTCAATATCTACATTCTTGATGACGGTAACCGCCAGGAGTTCCGCGATTTTGCGGCCAGCGTCGGCGTGCGTTATGTGGCGCGCCCGACGCATGAGCACGCCAAGGCGGGCAATATCAATAATGCGCTGCGTACCGAATGTCAGAGCGAATTTGTCACTATTTTTGACTGTGACCATGTGCCGACGCGCTCTTTCCTGCAAATGACGCTGGGCTGGTTTATCAAAGATAAAAAGCTGGCGATGCTGCAAACGCCGCATCACTTTTTTTCTCCCGATCCTTTTGAGCGCAACCTGGGCCGTTTTCGTCGTACGCCGAACGAGGGCACGCTGTTTTATGGTCTGGTACAGGATGGCAACGATACCTGGGACGCTACTTTCTTTTGCGGCTCCTGTGCGGTGCTGCGCCGCAGCGCGCTGGATGAGATCGGCGGCATTGCGGTAGAAACCGTGACGGAAGATGCGCACACCTCGCTGCGTTTACATCGTCGCGGCCATACTTCCGCCTATATACGTATTCCCCAGGCGGCTGGCCTGGCAACGGAAAGTCTTTCTGCGCATATTGGTCAGCGTATTCGCTGGGCGCGCGGCATGGTGCAAATTTTCCGTCTCGATAACCCCCTCATGGGCCGTGGCCTGAAGCTGGTACAGCGACTTTGCTATGCCAACGCCATGCTGCACTTCCTGTCGGGCATTCCGCGCCTGATTTTTCTGCTGGCGCCGCTCGCCTTCCTGCTGGCGCATGCCTATATCATTTTTGCCCCGGCATTAGCGATCGCCATTTATGTGCTGCCGCATATGCTGCATACCAGCCTGACCAACTCGCGCATTCAGGGCCGCTACCGCCACTCTTTCTGGAGTGAGGTCTATGAAACGGTGCTGGCCTGGTACATTGCCCGACCCACCACCGTGGCGCTGTTTAATCCACACAAGGGCAAATTTAACGTGACGGCCAAGGGCGGTCTGGTGGAGGAACAGCATCTCGACTGGGTGATTACCAGGCCCTATATGGCTCTGGTGCTGCTCAATCTGGCAGGCGTTTTCATGGCGGGCTGGCGTATCGCTTACGGCCCGGAAAATGAGGTATTGACGGTACTGGTCAGTCTGCTGTGGGTGTTCTACAACATGATTATTCTTGGCGGCGCGGTGGCTGTTTCGGTCGAAGCGCGTCAGATCCGTGAGGCGCATCGCGTGGAGATGGCGATGCCCGCCGCGATTGCCCGTCAGGATGGTCATATGCTGCCCTGTACGCTGCGCGACTATTCGGACGGTGGCGTAGGCGTCGAACTGCGCGAAACGGATGCGCTGAAAGATGGCGAAGAGATCTCTCTGCTGCTGCGACGTGGTCAGCAGGAGTTCAGCTTCCCGGCGAAGGTGCAGCGCGTATTTGGCCGTCGGGCCGGTATCCGCCTGACTAACCTTTCCACGGCAGAACATATTGAATTTATTCAGTGTACCTTTGCCCGCGCCGATACCTGGGCGCTGTGGCAGGATGGCTTCCCGGAAGATAAACCGATTCAAAGCCTGACCGACATAATGATTTTGGGCTTTAAAGGCTACATCCGCCTGGCTGAGTATGGGCCGGCGCGATTACGCCAGTTGTTCTTAATGCTGACGGCCTTCCTTTCCTGGCTGGCGTCGTTTTTTCCCAAAGGCGTAGGAAGCGCAACGGCAGGCATTGCCGGTGTGAAACAATGA
- the bcsQ gene encoding cellulose biosynthesis protein BcsQ, whose product MPVLALQGVRGGAGTTSVTAALAWALQQLGEPTIVMDWSPSNQLRQHFNTPQSETRGWMRAMLDGEDPQHVALRYPNGPDFIPFGQLTCAERTHFYTDPAPFAHAWLPYLAALKTHYRWVLLDLPGGEQPWLQPVYAQANRLIQLLVADGNVHLRLHQPVDDLQPLYLLNQFNANSKVQQDLHQLWISTLRNLIPLMIHRDEALFEALLNKQPLGEYRPLALASEEITTLANWLMMHIREEIA is encoded by the coding sequence ATGCCGGTCTTAGCGCTACAGGGCGTGCGGGGAGGCGCGGGCACCACTTCCGTGACGGCGGCTCTGGCCTGGGCGTTACAGCAGCTGGGCGAGCCGACCATCGTGATGGACTGGTCGCCGAGCAATCAGCTGCGCCAGCATTTTAATACGCCGCAGAGCGAGACCCGCGGCTGGATGCGCGCCATGCTGGACGGCGAAGACCCGCAGCATGTGGCGTTACGCTATCCCAACGGCCCCGACTTTATCCCGTTTGGCCAGCTAACCTGCGCAGAACGCACACACTTTTACACCGATCCAGCGCCGTTCGCACATGCATGGCTGCCTTACCTTGCCGCGTTAAAAACCCATTACCGCTGGGTTTTACTCGATTTGCCGGGCGGCGAGCAGCCCTGGCTGCAGCCGGTTTATGCTCAGGCTAATCGGCTAATTCAGCTGCTGGTAGCCGATGGCAACGTTCATCTACGACTACATCAGCCCGTTGACGATCTTCAGCCGCTCTATTTGCTCAACCAGTTTAACGCCAACAGCAAAGTTCAGCAGGATCTGCATCAGCTGTGGATCAGCACGCTGCGCAATCTGATTCCGCTAATGATCCATCGTGATGAAGCGCTGTTTGAAGCACTGCTAAATAAACAGCCGCTGGGAGAATACCGGCCGCTGGCGCTGGCCAGCGAAGAGATCACCACGCTGGCGAACTGGCTAATGATGCATATCCGCGAGGAGATCGCATGA
- the bcsR gene encoding cellulose biosynthesis protein BcsR, whose protein sequence is MKQPQEISVKSDNFRLNDDISKLSEAFSFSAFRYVDIAREERLAAILARWPLLNELSAQQKENACRS, encoded by the coding sequence ATGAAACAACCGCAAGAAATTTCTGTTAAGTCTGATAATTTCAGGCTAAATGATGACATTAGTAAGCTTAGCGAAGCTTTTTCTTTTTCTGCATTTCGCTATGTTGATATTGCGCGTGAAGAGCGACTGGCAGCTATCCTTGCACGTTGGCCATTATTAAATGAGCTATCTGCGCAACAAAAGGAAAATGCATGCCGGTCTTAG
- the bcsE gene encoding cellulose biosynthesis protein BcsE codes for MALSFTLGIEQVQNELIEMQPPGCYWLTVNRPDDARLLARQVINAQQALTLISAGEKPQSLLEPALPNGPERIPFYSLPEKRRALLDLPEDLARTLSAKPRLILFFTDFSFIERLSPVELIVWIKKINRTLAARHSCLLIITSGSGVNSLRQTLLSTFRQLNGLAHLEYQQDSWNYRVSWWCHDQRLMADRALRLTARGSGFAAMRENDQNTPLTLNDEAICIAERQVLEGAPPLSSHWQLFDSNDMVASRAQQADSATVIFSLNHNEEIRILSQHIHTLRRMRGAGLKIMVREMQTSLRYSDERLLLACGVNAIVPFGAPMSRFLTTLESLQGQRYNRHVPVNLDALLQSLQPLQQRGFLSLDTFCQSVTQLVSNTLLPENGKGLLVALRPVPELRPEQALTLCKPRRYGDLVTVRGDRLYLFLSSCRYNDLDTALKFIFRLPHDELFSNRLVWFEDLQILSEVRQMKTLVPEAWKDMPPAAKVVLPEVTPPQPVERQTPQPVVLSFNKSGAVRE; via the coding sequence ATGGCACTCTCTTTTACGCTCGGCATTGAGCAGGTTCAGAATGAATTAATAGAAATGCAGCCGCCGGGCTGCTACTGGCTTACCGTTAACCGACCTGATGATGCCCGTTTGCTGGCGCGTCAGGTAATTAACGCTCAGCAGGCGCTGACGCTAATTAGCGCTGGTGAAAAGCCGCAATCATTACTGGAACCCGCGCTGCCCAATGGGCCAGAGCGTATTCCTTTTTATTCTTTGCCGGAAAAACGTCGTGCGCTGTTAGATTTACCCGAAGATTTAGCCCGAACGCTTTCAGCGAAGCCGCGATTAATATTATTTTTCACTGATTTTTCTTTCATAGAAAGACTATCACCTGTGGAATTAATCGTATGGATAAAAAAGATCAACCGTACACTGGCCGCTCGTCATAGTTGCCTGTTAATTATTACTTCCGGCTCCGGTGTAAATAGTTTACGTCAGACATTACTGAGCACCTTTCGGCAATTAAACGGCCTGGCTCATCTGGAATATCAGCAGGACAGCTGGAACTACCGTGTTAGCTGGTGGTGTCACGATCAACGTTTGATGGCGGATCGGGCGCTACGCTTAACCGCGCGCGGCTCCGGCTTTGCGGCAATGCGTGAAAATGACCAGAACACACCGCTGACGCTGAATGATGAAGCCATTTGTATTGCAGAACGTCAGGTTCTGGAGGGCGCGCCGCCCCTCTCCAGCCACTGGCAGCTATTTGACAGTAACGATATGGTTGCCTCACGCGCTCAGCAGGCGGATTCCGCCACGGTGATTTTCTCGCTAAACCATAACGAGGAGATCCGCATACTCTCGCAGCATATCCACACTCTGCGGCGCATGCGCGGAGCCGGGCTGAAGATTATGGTACGTGAAATGCAAACCAGCCTGCGTTACAGCGATGAGCGCCTGCTGCTGGCCTGCGGCGTTAACGCCATCGTGCCCTTTGGCGCACCGATGTCGCGCTTTTTGACCACGCTGGAAAGCCTTCAGGGACAGCGTTATAACCGCCACGTGCCCGTCAATCTTGATGCGCTGTTGCAGTCGCTGCAGCCGCTGCAGCAGCGCGGTTTTTTATCGCTGGATACCTTTTGCCAGTCGGTTACGCAGCTGGTCAGCAATACGCTACTGCCGGAAAATGGCAAAGGGCTGCTGGTGGCATTGCGCCCGGTGCCTGAGCTAAGACCAGAGCAAGCACTTACATTATGTAAGCCGCGTCGTTATGGCGACCTGGTAACGGTACGCGGCGATCGGCTCTATCTGTTTCTCTCTTCATGCCGCTATAACGATCTTGATACCGCGCTGAAGTTTATTTTCCGGCTGCCGCACGATGAGCTGTTTTCTAACCGCCTGGTCTGGTTTGAAGATTTACAGATCCTTTCTGAAGTCAGGCAGATGAAAACGCTGGTGCCGGAGGCGTGGAAAGATATGCCGCCAGCCGCGAAGGTGGTGCTGCCGGAAGTAACGCCGCCGCAGCCGGTTGAACGTCAGACACCGCAGCCGGTGGTGCTCAGCTTTAATAAATCGGGGGCTGTGCGCGAATGA
- the bcsF gene encoding cellulose biosynthesis protein BcsF, translating to MTLIDGVQILILLVLIALLLRPLYTRWLPARWRSVTQRLLPPRSLKYEGTWQRQPNKTDKDK from the coding sequence ATGACACTTATTGATGGCGTGCAGATTTTAATTCTGCTGGTGCTGATCGCGCTGCTGCTGAGACCACTGTATACCCGTTGGCTTCCCGCCCGCTGGCGCAGCGTCACGCAACGGCTGTTGCCGCCACGCTCATTAAAATATGAAGGTACCTGGCAACGTCAGCCCAACAAAACGGATAAAGATAAATAA
- the bcsG gene encoding cellulose biosynthesis protein BcsG, translating to MTESKKTPSSTAAFWRNWRGLGGWNFYFLIKFALLWFGYLNFHALTNLVFLAWLLFPLPSLRLHRLRSWISLPLGFALFWHDTWLPGPESIISQGGQLAGFSGAYLLDLVNRFINWQMVGAAFVMLVLYLFISQWVRITVLVSLLLIWINIINLAGPAVSLLPTKSATPDVVLNNKTPANNAAADKNALDESAPPTSANLTAYLNRFYQTEKQRVTQFPTTLSPDSQPFDILVINICSLAWSDIDAVQLRDHPLWKHFDILLSNYNSATGYSGPAGIRLLRASCGQTSHSDLYKPADRQCYLFDNLAKLGFKEQLMMDHTGVFGNYLKELRVDGGLQAPLMSQAGITPELTSFDGSPVYNDAQLMQRWLDDRTKSNDARTATFYNVIPLHDGTRNLGTTGTAPYKPRAQLLFDQLDTFLTNLEKSGRQVLVIMVPEHGAAVVGDKMQMSGLRDIPSPGITHVPVGVRFVGMKAPHQGQPLTVDTPTSLLAISELISRVVDGQVFNAANVNMSVLTENLPQTPVVSENDNAIVMMYQGKPWIRLNGGDWVPYPQ from the coding sequence ATGACTGAGAGTAAAAAGACGCCGTCTTCCACGGCTGCTTTCTGGCGTAACTGGCGCGGGCTGGGCGGCTGGAATTTCTATTTTTTAATTAAGTTTGCGCTGCTGTGGTTCGGCTACCTTAATTTTCATGCCTTGACGAACCTGGTATTCCTTGCCTGGCTGTTGTTTCCCCTTCCCTCGCTGCGACTGCACCGTCTGCGTAGCTGGATCTCATTACCGCTCGGCTTTGCGCTGTTCTGGCACGATACCTGGCTCCCCGGCCCGGAAAGCATTATCAGCCAGGGCGGGCAGCTGGCAGGCTTTTCCGGTGCTTATCTGCTCGACCTGGTTAACCGGTTTATTAACTGGCAGATGGTGGGCGCCGCCTTTGTGATGCTGGTGCTGTATCTGTTTATTTCCCAGTGGGTGCGCATCACGGTGCTGGTGTCGCTACTGCTGATCTGGATAAACATAATCAATCTCGCCGGGCCCGCTGTTTCACTGCTGCCGACCAAATCGGCCACGCCGGACGTGGTGCTGAACAACAAAACGCCAGCCAATAACGCAGCGGCGGATAAAAATGCCCTGGATGAATCCGCCCCGCCGACCAGCGCCAACCTGACGGCTTATCTGAACCGCTTTTATCAGACGGAAAAGCAGCGCGTTACGCAATTTCCGACGACGCTGTCGCCTGACTCACAGCCGTTTGACATCCTGGTTATCAACATCTGTTCGCTCGCCTGGTCAGATATTGATGCGGTTCAGCTACGCGATCATCCGCTGTGGAAGCATTTTGATATTCTGCTCAGCAACTATAATTCTGCGACCGGCTACAGCGGACCGGCCGGTATTCGTTTGCTGCGCGCCAGCTGCGGTCAGACCTCCCATAGCGATCTGTATAAACCCGCCGATCGGCAGTGCTATCTGTTTGATAATCTGGCGAAGCTGGGCTTTAAAGAACAGTTGATGATGGACCATACCGGCGTTTTTGGTAATTACCTGAAAGAGCTGCGTGTCGATGGTGGTCTTCAGGCACCGTTGATGTCGCAGGCCGGGATTACGCCAGAACTGACCTCGTTTGACGGCTCCCCGGTCTATAACGATGCGCAGCTGATGCAGCGCTGGCTGGACGATCGTACTAAAAGCAACGATGCGCGCACCGCAACGTTTTACAATGTGATCCCATTGCATGACGGCACGCGCAACCTCGGCACTACCGGAACCGCGCCTTATAAGCCGCGTGCGCAACTGCTGTTCGATCAGCTGGATACTTTCCTGACAAACCTGGAAAAATCGGGACGTCAGGTACTGGTGATTATGGTGCCGGAGCATGGTGCCGCCGTGGTAGGCGATAAGATGCAAATGTCTGGCCTGCGTGATATTCCCAGCCCGGGCATTACGCATGTTCCGGTAGGTGTTCGCTTTGTCGGCATGAAGGCTCCGCATCAGGGACAACCGTTGACGGTGGATACGCCGACCAGCCTGCTGGCCATTTCTGAACTGATTTCACGTGTGGTTGACGGGCAGGTATTTAATGCAGCGAATGTAAATATGTCGGTGCTGACGGAAAACCTGCCGCAGACGCCGGTTGTTTCAGAAAATGATAATGCCATCGTGATGATGTATCAGGGCAAACCCTGGATACGCCTGAACGGCGGCGACTGGGTGCCCTATCCGCAATAA
- a CDS encoding methyl-accepting chemotaxis protein: MKYASELFGLREKSSDENEVVLQEIIATHHNSLYERIICQNLLSGINNVEVIRNSLLTSSEQLKKEEEIIEKLNEKNLQARNFIHALLDKMCEFEKHAENGNEVSRTLQASVEDIRECVSDINRLANQTDLLAINSAIEAARVGTMGRGFTVLSKEVKCLAEEVKNQSAKIEKITNDIKKSADQVSDNGTTVIRAHVIVRQEVNEACEALEEVIKRSARMQSVIRFISRQQFLNTVKLDHIVWKQQVYSLLFNKDKKGKVNTHHECRLGKWYYEGEGHALFVGNEKFRQLERPHAEVHNSGRAALTAFCQNDVTAMADFLEKIEQASSQVILIIDCLIEQIAPDYIA; the protein is encoded by the coding sequence ATGAAATATGCTTCAGAGTTATTTGGATTAAGGGAAAAATCATCTGATGAAAATGAAGTGGTGCTGCAAGAAATAATAGCAACACATCATAATTCGCTTTATGAACGCATTATTTGTCAAAACCTCCTGTCAGGCATTAATAACGTTGAGGTTATTCGCAACTCGTTGCTTACCTCCAGCGAACAGCTGAAAAAAGAGGAGGAAATCATTGAAAAACTTAATGAGAAGAACCTGCAGGCAAGAAACTTTATTCATGCGCTGTTGGATAAGATGTGCGAGTTTGAAAAGCATGCTGAAAATGGCAATGAGGTCAGCCGGACGTTGCAGGCATCGGTAGAGGATATCAGGGAATGTGTAAGCGATATTAACCGTCTGGCTAACCAAACCGATCTGTTGGCGATCAATTCAGCGATAGAGGCTGCCCGGGTGGGCACTATGGGGCGTGGTTTTACCGTGCTTTCAAAGGAAGTCAAATGCCTTGCGGAAGAGGTAAAAAACCAGTCTGCCAAAATAGAAAAAATTACTAACGATATTAAAAAGTCGGCCGATCAGGTTTCTGATAACGGTACAACCGTCATCAGGGCCCACGTAATTGTCAGACAAGAGGTTAATGAAGCCTGCGAAGCCTTAGAAGAGGTGATCAAACGTTCAGCGCGTATGCAATCCGTTATTCGCTTTATTTCCCGGCAGCAATTTCTGAATACGGTGAAGCTTGATCATATTGTCTGGAAGCAACAGGTCTATTCCCTGCTGTTCAATAAAGATAAGAAAGGCAAAGTTAACACCCATCATGAATGCCGGTTGGGCAAATGGTATTACGAAGGGGAAGGACATGCGCTGTTTGTCGGAAACGAGAAATTTCGTCAGCTTGAACGGCCTCACGCCGAAGTTCATAACAGTGGACGTGCAGCGTTAACCGCATTTTGCCAGAATGATGTTACAGCAATGGCCGACTTTCTGGAGAAAATAGAGCAGGCCAGCTCACAGGTAATCCTGATTATCGATTGCCTGATCGAGCAAATTGCTCCGGACTATATTGCCTGA